Within Actinobaculum sp. 313, the genomic segment TGTGCGCCGACGTCGTCGAACGCCGGGCGTCGAGAGAAAGGCCCCGGCGGTACCGAATGCGGCGTGATCCGGATTACCGCCTGCGGCCTCGCGGTGGGCCTTGCGGTACTAGGTCTGTGACATGCCGAGGACATTTTCGGCAATGGCCGATTCGGTGATCAGAACCGAGCAGAGACCGGCGTATAGCGCGGCGTATGTGACCTCGCTCTTTTCGGCTCCCACCGCTACCGCAATGGCGTGCCGGATGCCACCGATCTGATCGAGTGCAAGCGCAATTGTGCGCGAGTCGAGTTCGAGATCGACCACTCGCCCCGACCGGTCGATGTAATGTCCGAGCACGTCCCCAACCGCGCCCGAACGCTGAAGCTCAAGCTGCTCCTCATCGGTCAACGCACCGCTGCGAACGAGTACCGAACCCGGAGAAAGGGCCCGAGTGAAAATACCGCGACGTCACAACTGGTAGCGAGCTTGAGGGTGTCAGCGATCGCGTGGTCGTAGCAGAGCCTTCTGGCCAACTCGCGATCACTGACGATAGCGGGTACGGGAAGGAGTCGCGTTCGCGCTTGCCGAGACTTCGCCGCGACCAATCGCAGGATGCTCGCCGCATCAACCGTGCCGTCCACCGAGGGAGCACCGCCATTGAGTTGGAGAAGATCCGCGCCGATGAAGGCCCTGTCCGGAAGTGCGGAGGCGATGGCAGCCACGGTGCGTCCCCAGGAAAAGCCGATGCTTTGCGGCTGGGGACGCATCTCCGTCAGGTACGATGCCGACGCCTGTGCCACCAGCGCCGTGGTGGCGGCGCTGGTGTCCTGGCTCTGCACCACCACCGCCTCGGCGCAGCCGAAACGGTCGACGAGTTGGGATTCGAGGTCGCCACGCCGCGATGTCGGGTGGTGAATCGTAATCTCCACGAGGCCACGCGCACGTGCCTCCTCGAGGAGACGTCCCACCTTCCATCGCGACACGCGCAATCGGTCGGCTACCTCCGACTGCAACAAGCCATCCTTGTAATACAGTTCGGCGGCGCGAACCATCGCGTACTCGTGTTCCGCACTTCCCGCACGCATCGCCGATACCCTCCCTGTCGCATTCAGTTCGTGGGCAGGTTCCGGCCGTTAGGTAGAAACAACACCTTGCAGGAGTGGATCGTGCGCTCGTACATGGCACGAATTAACTCATCGACGCGTTCCAAGCCCGCCTCGTGGGTAATCATGAACTCCCACTGTAGGGATCCGCGTGCCAAATGCTCCAGTGTCGCGGTCCATTCCGGCCCTGGGTAGGGTGCGCCGAAGGAGTTCCAGGAACCATGGATATCAATCTCGAGTCGCATCAGGCGGGCCCAATTGCGCTCCGAAATCTCTACCGCGGCGTTGGGGATGCCAATAAGCGTGACATCGCCGTGCCGAGCGGTGATACCGACGGCCCTATCAGCGATCGCGGCCACACCGGTCGTCTCCACCACGACGTCGAAGCCGCTGCCCGTTGCAGACTCCAAGTCATCGAAGCTCGCATATGCCGCGTCTGCGCCGGCGCGGCGTGCCAACTCCGCCTTTTCCTGCGAAACATCTACCGCAACAACCGTTGCCGCTCCCAGAATGCGTGCCCACTGAATAGCGAAGAGACCGATAGGCCCGCCACCGCCCAACACGGCTACCCGGCTGGTAACCGTTATCTTTGTGCGTCGGATCGCGTGAAGGGCAATCGCGCTGGGATCAACCATCGCAGCGGCACGCGCATCGAGACCGGTCGGTACCTTTAGAAGCAGATTCGCCGGTCCTGCGACGTACTGGGCATAGGCTCCATGGCGTCGCGAGCCGTAATAGTCGTAGTTCTCACAGAGCGAGAATTGCCCCTGTAGGCAGGGAGCGCACGCGAAACAGGGAATCATCGGCGGAACGGTGACCAGGTCACCGACCTGCAGCCCGCTCACTCCCGGTCCCAGTTCCTCCACGTAGGCGGAGAACTCGTGACCGGTGATCAGAGGTAGCTTATGCGGCCCCTTTTTGTACATGCGGGCGAGATCCGAGCCGCATACGCCACAGGCGGCCACCTTCATAAGAACCTCACCCGGACCGGGCCGTGGCTTGGCGACCTGCTCCATGCGGATATCTCCGGGGGCGTACATCTGCACTGCAGCCATCGTGTCATTCATTTCATCACCGTGTCTTCCTCGTCGAAGCTATATGAATCAATGATGTGGGGCGTACCCGGGATGAAGCCCCACACCACCAATGTAAACCGCCGCCGGGCACTCGTCAGCATATGGTGCAAAGACCTACATATGAGCATTCATCTCCTACATAGACGGGTACTGCGCGGGTCATGCGGGTACTCGAGCAGGATTCTCAGCACCTGTCGGATGCGGTGGATCTCGCGCGGTGCGCACCGTCCCGCTCCCTAAAGGTCGCGCTGCACCCTCTACAATGGCAGCCATGACTGGACGCAATGCGGATCGCCGTCGGGGCCCTTTCCGGGCGGGTGAAAGGGTACAACTGACCGATCCCAAGGGGCGGCAGTACACGATTTCGCTGACGGAAGACGGCTACTTCCAATCAACTCGCGGTTCTTTTCGCCACAGTGAACTCATCGGTGCTGAAGAGGGAACTGTACTGACTACTAAGGAAGGGCGGCGTTTCCTCGCTCTGCGGCCGCTGGTGAGCGACTACGTGCTGTCAATGCCGCGCGGGGCAACCGTTATTTACCCGAAGGATGCGGCGCAAATCGTGCATTTGGCGGATGTGTTCCCAGGAGCACGCGTTTTCGAAGCGGGCCTCGGCTCCGGGGCGCTGACGTTGTCGCTTTTGGCTGCGGTTGGGGATGAAGGCCAGGTTCTCTCCGCGGAGCGGCGGCCCGAGTTCGCCGAGATCGCGTTCGGCAATGTTTCCTCATGGTTTGGCCTGCAACCAACACAGTGGTCAATCGAAATAGGCGAGGCGGAGCAGATCCTCGCGAGTCAGCCAGAGGGCACATTCGATCACGTCATTCTGGATATGCTCGCACCCTGGGAGCTTATCTCGGCCGCAGCGCATACACTGCGGCCGGGCGGCGTGATACTTGCGTACGTGGCGACGACGACGCAGCTGTCGCGCTTTGTGGAGGAGCTGCGTGAGAGCGGCTGCTTCACCGAGCCGAGCGCTTCAGAGACTCTGGTTCGCACGTGGCACCTGGAGGGACTGGCAGTTCGGCCCGATCATCGTATGATTGCGCACACAGGATTCCTCGCTGTTGCCCGCCGCATGGCGCCGAAGAACGCTCCACTGACACCGAAGCGCCGTCCGGCGAAAGCCGCCTACGCGGAGCCGCTCGTGTGGCAGGAAGATCTGGCGGAACGCGGTATTTCGCCGAAAAAGCTACGTCGGGTGCGGCGCGATGTGGCGCATCGCGCCGATGTGGAAGAGACCGGTACCTCCATACCCGGTCGGCACGGACGCGAGATCCGTGACCGTATCGAATGTGAGCTGCAAGAACGCGAGACTCAGGCCTAGGCACTAGAGTTGAGCGGTAGCGAAGGAAAGGTTGCGATGTCCCAGACAGACTCCAGTGAACTGCGTGATGTGCGGCAGCAACTGGTCTCTCTTGAAGAGAAGAACCAGCGGCTGACCGCATCGCTTGTGGCCGCACGGGATCGTATCCGCGATCAGGCCGAACAACTCGATGCATTAGCGCGCCCACCGGCATCGTTTGCTACCTTCCTCGCTGCACACGAACAGGATCATTCTGTTGATGCCCTGGTTGCGGGGCGCAAGATGAATCTGGCCGCGGCGGTCACGTTGCCGCTGGGCTCCCTGCGTCCGGGGCAGGAGCTGCGGTTGAATGAGCAGCTTGTGGTGACGGATACAGCCGGGTACGAAGATACGGGCACAGTTGTCACGGTGGAGCTGGTTATCGATCCGCAGCGTGCATTGGTGAAGATTCATGCCGATGATTCGCGGGTGCTGCGTATCTCCGGGCGCCTGGACGCAGAGCACCTGCGTGTGGGCGATACCGTCCTGGCAGATTTGCGCTCCGGATTCATTCTAGAACACATCGAAAGGCCGGATGTTGAGCACCTGCTGCTGGAAGAGGTGCCGGATGTCTCCTACGAGGATATTGGTGGACTCGGCCCGCAGATTGAGGAGATCCGTGACAGCGTTGAGCTTCCCTTCGAGCAACCCGAGCTGTACCGCGAACATGGGCTCAAACCGCCCAAAGGGGTGCTGCTGTACGGGCCTCCCGGCTGCGGGAAGACACTGATCGCGAAGGCCGTCGCTACCTCGTTGGCCCACAATGCGGCCGAACGTACCGGTGCGGCGACGGCGCGATCATATTTCCTTAATATCAAGGGACCACAGCTGCTCGATAAGTACGTTGGCGAGACGGAACGTCAGATTCGCGAGATCTTCTCACGCGCGCGGGACAGGGCGGCACACGGTATCCCGGTTGTGATCTTCTTCGATGAGATGGAGGCACTTTTCCGCACACGTGGGTCGGGCATCTCCTCCGACGTCGAAACAACTGTGGTCCCCCAGCTGTTGGCGGAAGTAGATGGCGTTGAGAAACTGGACAACGTGATCGTCATTGGCGCTTCCAACCGGGAGGACATGATCGACCCGGCGATCCTGCGGCCGGGGCGTCTTGATGTGAAAGTGCGTATCGAGCGGCCCGATCACGCCGGATGTCTGGATATTCTTTCGAAGTACCTCACCGAGGAGTTGCCGTTGCACCAGGAGGTGCGCGCGGCCTATCCCACCGCGAGTGAGGCAGCGGCGAGCCTGCGGCACGTCACCGTCGATACGCTGTACGCGCGTACTCCCGAAAATGAGTACGTCGAGGTGCACTACGCCGATGGAACCCGTGAAACGCTGTATATCGCGGACTTCGTCTCCGGAGCCATGTTGGCGGCAATCGTGGATCGCGCGAAGAAACTGGCGATTAAAGACCTTCTCTCCACCGGCGAGCGCGGATTGCGCAAGAAGCATCTGGTGGAGGCAGTGCACCAGGAGGTACGCGAGAACGAAGAACTCGCGACGATTGCGAATCCGGACGAGTGGGCGCGTGTACACGGCCGTGGACAGGGCGAACGTATTGTTCATGTGCGGGCGCTGCTCACACGCGAAACGAATGGCCCGACCGGTTCCGGCGCGCAAGTCACCACCGAATCGACGGCGGCGGGTACGCCGCCCCGGCCACGCGCGATGGAGAAGGGATGGCTGACGATCCCGGACACAGGTGGGGTGAAACTGTGCCCGAGGGACTGATCTAAGGAGTAATTCATGACCGCGCGCCGTATCGTCGGCTTGGAGACCGAGTTCGGGATTCTCGCCCCGGCCGATCTGCAGGCAAATCCGATTGTGTTGTCCACACGCATCGTCGATGCCCTCGGAGCCGAGTCCGCAGCCAGCGGCGGTGCCGGTGCCGTGCGCTGGGATTTCCATGGCGAAGACCCACTCAGCGACGCGCGCGGCTATCGCATCGAACGAGCCGCCGCGCACCCCTCACAACTCACCGATGATCCGGAGTCGCTTGCGCCCTCGGGAGATGTGCCGCTGGAACATGTGCAACGGCGCAGCGAATTGCTCAGGCCGCGCGCGGCCAACGCTGTGCTAACCAATGGAGCCCGGCTCTACGTCGACCATGCACATCCGGAGTACTCCTCACCCGAAACGGCCACTCCGCGGGAGGCCGTGCTATGGGACAGGGCGGGCGAGTACCTGATGGCCGAGGGCATTGAGATACTTGATGGCGAAGTGGTGGTCTATAAGAACAACACCGACGGCAAGGGAGCATCCTATGGCGCGCACGAGAATTACCTCGTCCGGCGTGATGTTCCCTTCGCGGATATCATCCGCTACCTCACGCCGTTCTTCATTACGCGGCCGGTGTTGTGCGGTGCCGGACGCGTTGGCCTCGGGCAACGCAGTGAGCAGCCCGGATTCCAGATCTCACAGCGTGCTGATTTCGTCGAGAACGACGTCGGTTTAGAGACTACTTTTGATCGGCCCATCATCAACACACGCGACGAGCCACATGCGGATGCGGCGCGTTATCGCCGCTTACACGTCATTGGTGGGGACGCCAATCTCTTCGATGCCTCGACTCTGCTGAAGGTCGGTGCGACGTCGTTGGTGTTGTGGCTGCTGGAGAGCGGTGATATACCGCTTGGGCTCGACTCGGTGCTGGTGGATAACCCCGTCGACCAGACCCGGCAGGTTTCTCACGATCCCACGTTACGTACGGTGCTTGACATGCACGACGGAACAACGAAAACCGCACTGGATGTTCAGCAGATATACGTGGATGTTGTACGCGAAGAACTTGCCAAGCGGGGTGAACCGGACTTCGACACCGCCGAAATCCTGCAACGCTGGCAATGGACCATAGATACTCTGCGAAGTGACATGTTCGCCGCTGCGTCACGAGTGGAGTGGGTGGCGAAGTACCAACTGCTTGAATCCATGCGTGTGCGCAGCAACGCGCGGTGGGATGATGACAAACTGCGAGCGTTTGACTTACAGTGGCATGACTTGCGCCCGGAGCGGTCAATTGTGCGTAAACTCGACGCGGCGGGAAAGGTGGAGCGGCTTTTCAGTCCCGCCGAGGTCTCCGCTGCCGTGACTCGGGCTCCCGAGAGCACACGGGCCTTCCTGCGCGGCGGACTGATTGCGCGTTTTCCGGGGCGTGTGGCCGCAGCGGGCTGGGACGGCGTCGTTCTTGATGCGGGTGAGCTGGTTCGTATTCCGACCATTCATCCGGATCGGGCCACCAGGGCGCTGGTCGGGCAGATTCTTGATAATGCGAGCACGGTGGAGGAATTCCTCACCGGACTGACAAGCCGCTGAGCGGCATACGACTGTGTAAGGAGGAAAGAATGTCACAACAGGAGTTCGCACAGCCGAGGAGAACGGTTGAGGAACAAACAGAGACGGAACTACCGCAGGTACAGGTTTCCACCACGAGCAGCGAGGTTGATTCCCTGCTCGATGAGATTGACTCCGTTCTGGAGCAGAACGCATCCGCCTTTGTTCAGGGTTTTGTACAAAAGGGCGGTCAGTGATTCCGCGGCGAGTTATGGGCATAGAAACCGAATATGGTTTGACCTGTGCTCATACACAGGGCGCTGCGCCTCCACTCGATCCGGAGCAGGCGGCCCAAGAATTATTCGCCCCGATCATCGCCATGGGAAGGTCAACAAACAGTTTCCTAGCGAACGGAGGACGCCTCTACCTCGATGTGGGCGCACATCCCGAATATGCCACGGCGGAATGCGACGTATTGGTAGACCTCCTGGCAAATGACCGTGCCGGTGAGCTTCTATTTGCGGATCTTGCCGCACGGGCGAACGAGCATCTGGCCAATCAGGGCATTCCGGGGCGTATACACCTGTTCAAGAACAATAATGACGCCGAGGGAAACTCCTTCGGCTGCCACGAGAACTACTTGGTCCGACGTCGCTCGGATTTCCGAACTCGCATTTCGTCCATGCTTCCGTACTTTGTGACACGCCAAATCGTGGTGGGGGCGGGCCACTTGCGCCGAGAGGATGGCCGGGTGACGTTCGAGTTCTCACAGCGTGCCGATCAGATGTGGGATGCGATTTCATCGGCTTCTACGCGCTCGCGTCCGATGATCAATACGCGGGACGAGCCTCATGGCGACGCGGAGCTATACCGCCGTATGCACGTGATTGTTGGTGACTCGAATATCGCCCAAGCAACCACTGCACTCAAAATGGCTGCGACCGAGGCTCTTCTCATCATGATTGAGGACGGTGGAATCCTGCCGAATCTGACCCTGGCAGACCCCATGCGGGCGATTCGCGCCACGAGTGAGGATCTCACCGGCCGCGTTCCGCTCGAATTGGCGGCGGGAGGTACGGCCACGCCGTTGGAGATTCAACGCCGCATGCGCGACGCCGTCCTGCAGCATTTCGAACGCAAAGGGTACCTGGCGGAGCTTGATGCCACGCGCCGGTACCTATTCGATTTGTGGGGACGAGCTCTCGACGCGGTGGAGGCGCAGGATCCGGCGAGTATTGCCACGGAAATTGATTGGGCAGCCAAATTGTCTCTGCTGCGGCGCTACTGTGATCGGAGCGGACTGACGCTGGAGGATGCACGTATTGCTCGTCTCGACCTCGCCTACCACGACATCACGGACCGTGGCCTGCGGGCAACCATGGAGCAATCGGGTCTGCTACGAACGCTACTGCCCGCGCACGCGGCGGAGAAGGCGATGAAGATGCCGCCGCAGACCACTCGCGCGAGAATCCGTGGAGAGTTTATTCGCGCCGCGCAGGCGCACCGGCGGGACTATATGGCCGACTGGATGAATCTGCGGTTGTTGGAGGCGCAGGGAACCCGCAGTGTGGTTTTGAAAGATCCGTTTGCGACGGTTGATGCACGCGCGGATGAACTCATGGCGCAGATTGCGGAATGATGATCGCACGCCACCGATTCCTTGCCATCCTCGCCGTCTGCATGATGGTTCTATCCGGATGCCAGAGTCCCAAGGGGGAGGGATCCGTGCGGGTCACCGGGGATTTTGGTGCTCCGGTCAGTATCACCATTGACGGCACCATCGCCGTTAAGGCGGTGACTACGGTGGTAATCACACAGGGCGACGGTCAAGAGGTCACCGAGGATTCGCCGGTGCTGCTGCGCGCCACTTCGTTCGATTCCCGCAGCGGCAGGGTGGTATCCGGCTACGAAACGGGAACCGTTCGCCTAACAACGGCGAACAAACAGGGCCTGGGCGATTTGGCGGACCAAGTCATCGGCCGCAGTGAGGGTAGTCGGCTCATCGTTGAAAGGCCGGGACTGGTACGCGATGACGAGAGCGCGGTTGAGATCGTCGTCGTCGATGTGCTGTACACGACGGCGTATGGCGAGGTAGAGGAATTGCCCGATCCTGCCCCCAGTGGCATGCCGACAATCGAACGCGGCGACGGGGGAGGCCCGGCCATTACGGCCGGAGGCGGGGAGGTTCCGGAGCTCTCGGTTGTGCGAGTCGTTACCGGCACCGGTTCGCAGGTGTCTGTCGGCGATGAGCTGGCACTGCAGTATTCGGTTGTCGACGGCAACGGTACGCTTATCGACACCACGTGGAATGGAACGGGCCCTGTGGCCGTGGATCTGAACTCGGTGATGGAGGGCCTGCAGACAGGACTGGTAGATCAGCGAGTGGGATCCCGCGTGGTTGTGCTGATCCCCAGTTCTCTGGCCGCAGGAGAGGGAGACCGAGTCGCTGTGGTCGATATTCTCGCGGTTCTTGACGGCGACGCCGAATAAGGGTGCGCTTCGAGCGCGGCCTGCCTCGAGGCCGGTCGACCGAGCGTCAGGACGGCCCAGCGTGCTGGGAGTTGCGCGCCTTGCAGGGTGGAAGTCGGCGGTGCCTGCAAGCGAGAGCGGCCTCTGGTTCAGGGCTTTCCGTCTACCCCCCAGTCCGCCAAACGCGGCGAGTCACGCTGTGCCAGAAGTGCATTTTCCTGGCGGCGCCAGATACTCCACCACGACTCGGACGACTCTCCTTCACGCACATCGACGCGGCGCCGTCGTTCCGCCTCGTCGCATTCGATCCATACCGTGCGATCCAGCAGTGGAGCACAGGCGGCGCTGCTGGCTCCCGACCCCACAAGTAAAAAGAGACGGCACGTTCCCACAGCGGGAATGCGAACATGGGAATCCCAGCGCATAGCGTTCCAATCCCAGCGCCGCACATCGGCCCAGCCGTTCCGACGCAGCGGCGTCAATAGCTCGGTTGCGACGTTCTGGACCCCGGCCATCAGACCTTGCCAGCCGGGGATGAAGTCTTCCACTTCGGCAACTGCGAGCGCGTCAACTGAGCTGCGCAGAGATGCGGCGAGATGCCGCGCAAAAGTCGTTTTGCCTGCGCCGGAGTGGCCGTCGATGCCGACGGTGATACAGCGGCGCTGTGTCGTACTCAGCGCGATAACTTCCGCCGTGATATCTCGAATCGCGGTTGCAGCGGTCACCGGTATCATGTCCTTACTGTATCCGCGGTAGGCTTGGTCGTTGTCCGGGATGTCATGATTGTGTAGCGAGAGGAGCACCATGGCGGTAGCGATTCGGGTCATACCCTGTCTCGACGTGTCCGGCGGGCGTGTGGTGAAGGGTGTGAACTTCCGGAATCTGCGCGATGCGGGCGATCCGGTGGAGCTTGCCAACGCCTACAACCGCGACGGTGCAGACGAGATCACTTTTTTGGATGTCTCTGCCACCAAAGAGGGCCGCGGAACTATGGTGGATGTTGTACGGCGTACGGCCGACGAGGTGTTCGTCCCGCTGACGGTGGGCGGTGGCATTCGCAGCGTTGCGGACGTACGGTCGTTATTGGAAGCGGGGGCGGACAAGATTGAAATCAACAGCGCCGCAGTCGCGCGCCCGGAACTGATTACGGAGATCGCCGACCAATTCGGAAGTCAGGTCGTCGTACTTTCACTTGATATGCGGCGGGTGACGGGTGACACTCAAACGCCGTCCGGGTACGAGGTGACAACACATGCCGGGCGGCAGGGAACCGGGATTGACGGATTGGAGTGGGCGCACCGCGGCCAAGAGCTGGGCGCGGGTGAGATCCTGCTGAACTCTATGGACGCCGATGGTACCGAAGGAGGCTTCGACATCGAGATGACAACCGCCGTTCGCGAGTGTGTGAGCATACCGCTTATCGCCTCGGGCGGAGCCGGTCGGGTGGAGGACTTTGTGGCGGCCGCCCGCGCTGGGGCCGATGCCGTACTGGCGGCATCCGTGTTTCACTTCGGCACGCTCACAATTTCGCAGGTCAAGGCCGCCTTACGTACCAGCGGATTCGAGGTGCGTTGATGGAAGACGTGCTTCCCAGCCGCATCGCCTCCCGCGTCAGGTTCGACGCGGCTGGCCTGTTACCCGCAGTGATCCGCGATGCCACCGGCCACGATGTTCTAATGGTCGGGTATATGAATGAGGTCGCCCTCGCTCGCACACTGACCAGCGGTAGAGTGTGGTTCTGGTCCCGGTCGCGGCAGGAATACTGGCGTAAGGGAGATACCTCCGGGCATATTCAACTGGTACGTCGTGTTCAGCTCGACTGCGACGGCGACTGTGTGCTTGTGGATGTCATCCAGGTGGGGGCCGCCTGCCATACGGGAACACGAAGCTGTTTCGATGCGGGAGGGGACCTGCCGATCACCGGTTTGATTGAGGGGGAACAATGACTCCTGCAAACGCCTCGCCCGGCCCGCATCACCTCGAGTTGGGTGAGATCTGGCCCTCGCGAGATCATTTCTTGGAATTGGCAAGCACGCGGCGGGTGATACCTGTCGTGGAGAAGCTGCTGCTCGATGACGCGGCCCCGCTGGGCATCTACCGGCGGTTGGCAAGCGGTAGTGGAACCTTCATCCTTGAATCGGCCGAACACGACGGGACCTGGGGACGCTGGTCCTTCATCGGAGTGCGTTCCATGGCGCAATTGGTGGCCACACAGGGACACGCAGAATGGAAGGGAGAGGTCCCGGTCGGTCTTGCGCCGTCGGGCACGACGACGCAGCTGCTGGCTTCCGCATTGGAAGAGTTGGAAGGAGCGGCTATTGGGGGCCTGCCCCATTGACCGGGGCCTGGTCGGCGCGCTGGGCTGGGATACATTATTCGACTGGGAGCCGCGACTGCGCCGCCAGGCACCCCGTGAACTCGGCACCCCCGACTCCGTCATGTGCTTGACTACTGACCTGGTGGCTGTCGACCACCGCGACGGAACCGTGTGGCTCATCGCTAACGCGATCAACGCGAATAACCGGCCCTCCGGCACCGCAGAGGCGTATGAGGATGCCGTGGCGAGGCTCGCAGCGATGGAGACGGGCCTGCAATCTCCCGAGTCCATGCACGCACTGCGACGTGGGGAGGTGGCGGAATCGCAGCCACAGTTGCGCACTCCCCAGCCTAGGTTTGAGGCCGCAGTTTTCGCGGGGAAGGAGGCGATTCGCGACGGCGAGGTGTTCCAAGTCGTGCTCTCCCAGCGGGCCGATATTGACTGCCCTGCCGATGCACTTGATGTGTACCGGGTGTTGCGAACAATCAACCCAAGCCCCTATATGTACTGCCTACGCTTGGACGACGGCGCAGGTGGGGACTTCGCCGTCGTGGGGTCATCTCCGGAAACACTCATGCGGCTGGACAACGGTCACCTGACCTCCTTCCCCATTGCAGGTTCGCGGCCGCGCGGAGCCGATTGGGAAGAAGATCAACACCTGGCGCAAGAACTCCTTGCCGATCCAAAGGAACTCTCCGAGCACGTCATGTTGGTGGATCTGGCTCGAAATGACCTTGCCAAGGTCTGTGTACCGGGAACGGTTGAAGTCCAGGAACTCATGGAGATCAAACGTTTCAGTCATATCATGCATATTTCATCCACGGTTTCCGGACGACTGGCATCTGGTTATAACTCGGTCGACTGCCTACGGGCGACGTTCCCAGCCGGCA encodes:
- a CDS encoding sugar-binding domain-containing protein; the encoded protein is MRAGSAEHEYAMVRAAELYYKDGLLQSEVADRLRVSRWKVGRLLEEARARGLVEITIHHPTSRRGDLESQLVDRFGCAEAVVVQSQDTSAATTALVAQASASYLTEMRPQPQSIGFSWGRTVAAIASALPDRAFIGADLLQLNGGAPSVDGTVDAASILRLVAAKSRQARTRLLPVPAIVSDRELARRLCYDHAIADTLKLATSCDVAVFSLGPFLRVRYSFAAVR
- the dop gene encoding depupylase/deamidase Dop; the encoded protein is MTARRIVGLETEFGILAPADLQANPIVLSTRIVDALGAESAASGGAGAVRWDFHGEDPLSDARGYRIERAAAHPSQLTDDPESLAPSGDVPLEHVQRRSELLRPRAANAVLTNGARLYVDHAHPEYSSPETATPREAVLWDRAGEYLMAEGIEILDGEVVVYKNNTDGKGASYGAHENYLVRRDVPFADIIRYLTPFFITRPVLCGAGRVGLGQRSEQPGFQISQRADFVENDVGLETTFDRPIINTRDEPHADAARYRRLHVIGGDANLFDASTLLKVGATSLVLWLLESGDIPLGLDSVLVDNPVDQTRQVSHDPTLRTVLDMHDGTTKTALDVQQIYVDVVREELAKRGEPDFDTAEILQRWQWTIDTLRSDMFAAASRVEWVAKYQLLESMRVRSNARWDDDKLRAFDLQWHDLRPERSIVRKLDAAGKVERLFSPAEVSAAVTRAPESTRAFLRGGLIARFPGRVAAAGWDGVVLDAGELVRIPTIHPDRATRALVGQILDNASTVEEFLTGLTSR
- the pafA gene encoding Pup--protein ligase, with product MGIETEYGLTCAHTQGAAPPLDPEQAAQELFAPIIAMGRSTNSFLANGGRLYLDVGAHPEYATAECDVLVDLLANDRAGELLFADLAARANEHLANQGIPGRIHLFKNNNDAEGNSFGCHENYLVRRRSDFRTRISSMLPYFVTRQIVVGAGHLRREDGRVTFEFSQRADQMWDAISSASTRSRPMINTRDEPHGDAELYRRMHVIVGDSNIAQATTALKMAATEALLIMIEDGGILPNLTLADPMRAIRATSEDLTGRVPLELAAGGTATPLEIQRRMRDAVLQHFERKGYLAELDATRRYLFDLWGRALDAVEAQDPASIATEIDWAAKLSLLRRYCDRSGLTLEDARIARLDLAYHDITDRGLRATMEQSGLLRTLLPAHAAEKAMKMPPQTTRARIRGEFIRAAQAHRRDYMADWMNLRLLEAQGTRSVVLKDPFATVDARADELMAQIAE
- a CDS encoding sugar-binding domain-containing protein translates to MTDEEQLELQRSGAVGDVLGHYIDRSGRVVDLELDSRTIALALDQIGGIRHAIAVAVGAEKSEVTYAALYAGLCSVLITESAIAENVLGMSQT
- a CDS encoding galactitol-1-phosphate 5-dehydrogenase → MNDTMAAVQMYAPGDIRMEQVAKPRPGPGEVLMKVAACGVCGSDLARMYKKGPHKLPLITGHEFSAYVEELGPGVSGLQVGDLVTVPPMIPCFACAPCLQGQFSLCENYDYYGSRRHGAYAQYVAGPANLLLKVPTGLDARAAAMVDPSAIALHAIRRTKITVTSRVAVLGGGGPIGLFAIQWARILGAATVVAVDVSQEKAELARRAGADAAYASFDDLESATGSGFDVVVETTGVAAIADRAVGITARHGDVTLIGIPNAAVEISERNWARLMRLEIDIHGSWNSFGAPYPGPEWTATLEHLARGSLQWEFMITHEAGLERVDELIRAMYERTIHSCKVLFLPNGRNLPTN
- a CDS encoding ubiquitin-like protein Pup, with translation MSQQEFAQPRRTVEEQTETELPQVQVSTTSSEVDSLLDEIDSVLEQNASAFVQGFVQKGGQ
- a CDS encoding FKBP-type peptidyl-prolyl cis-trans isomerase, translated to MMIARHRFLAILAVCMMVLSGCQSPKGEGSVRVTGDFGAPVSITIDGTIAVKAVTTVVITQGDGQEVTEDSPVLLRATSFDSRSGRVVSGYETGTVRLTTANKQGLGDLADQVIGRSEGSRLIVERPGLVRDDESAVEIVVVDVLYTTAYGEVEELPDPAPSGMPTIERGDGGGPAITAGGGEVPELSVVRVVTGTGSQVSVGDELALQYSVVDGNGTLIDTTWNGTGPVAVDLNSVMEGLQTGLVDQRVGSRVVVLIPSSLAAGEGDRVAVVDILAVLDGDAE
- a CDS encoding tRNA (adenine-N1)-methyltransferase, producing the protein MTGRNADRRRGPFRAGERVQLTDPKGRQYTISLTEDGYFQSTRGSFRHSELIGAEEGTVLTTKEGRRFLALRPLVSDYVLSMPRGATVIYPKDAAQIVHLADVFPGARVFEAGLGSGALTLSLLAAVGDEGQVLSAERRPEFAEIAFGNVSSWFGLQPTQWSIEIGEAEQILASQPEGTFDHVILDMLAPWELISAAAHTLRPGGVILAYVATTTQLSRFVEELRESGCFTEPSASETLVRTWHLEGLAVRPDHRMIAHTGFLAVARRMAPKNAPLTPKRRPAKAAYAEPLVWQEDLAERGISPKKLRRVRRDVAHRADVEETGTSIPGRHGREIRDRIECELQERETQA
- the arc gene encoding proteasome ATPase is translated as MSQTDSSELRDVRQQLVSLEEKNQRLTASLVAARDRIRDQAEQLDALARPPASFATFLAAHEQDHSVDALVAGRKMNLAAAVTLPLGSLRPGQELRLNEQLVVTDTAGYEDTGTVVTVELVIDPQRALVKIHADDSRVLRISGRLDAEHLRVGDTVLADLRSGFILEHIERPDVEHLLLEEVPDVSYEDIGGLGPQIEEIRDSVELPFEQPELYREHGLKPPKGVLLYGPPGCGKTLIAKAVATSLAHNAAERTGAATARSYFLNIKGPQLLDKYVGETERQIREIFSRARDRAAHGIPVVIFFDEMEALFRTRGSGISSDVETTVVPQLLAEVDGVEKLDNVIVIGASNREDMIDPAILRPGRLDVKVRIERPDHAGCLDILSKYLTEELPLHQEVRAAYPTASEAAASLRHVTVDTLYARTPENEYVEVHYADGTRETLYIADFVSGAMLAAIVDRAKKLAIKDLLSTGERGLRKKHLVEAVHQEVRENEELATIANPDEWARVHGRGQGERIVHVRALLTRETNGPTGSGAQVTTESTAAGTPPRPRAMEKGWLTIPDTGGVKLCPRD